The Fusibacter sp. A1 DNA segment CGCTAATATCGATCGGTTCACTTGAGAACCCAAACTCCATGATTTTTTCAAGCAGTCCATATCCATGTAAGACATTCTCCTTCAGGCTTAGAAGAATACATGGTTGTATGAATCTACCACCCGAACCCATACCAATTTCACAATGACCGTTTTTCATCTATGTACCTCCTGCTACTATATGCACTCTGCATATACTTTTCTACAGTATACCCCTCCCTTACAGGGGTTGTCAATACGCTAAAAACAAAAAAAGTCGCCATCACTTAATGTGATGGCGACTTTGAATGATTTTTTTTATCTTATGCTTTGTTTACTGAACCGAAGATTTCCATCTTCTCTTTAACAGTAGCTTTGATTGCTTCGTAACCAGGAGCAAGAAGTTTACGTGGGTCGAAGTTCTTACCTTCAAGGTCTTTACCTTCTTCGATAAACTTACGAGTCGCAGCAGCGAAAGTCAATTGACACTCTGTGTTAACGTTGATTTTAGCAACACCAAGAGAGATCGCTTCTTTGATCATTTCAACTGGGATACCAGTACCGCCGTGAAGAACTAGTGGCATTTTACCAGTAGCAGCTTGAATTCTAGCTAGTGCTTCAAAATCAAGGCCTTTCCAGTTAGCAGGGTATTTACCGTGGATGTTACCGATACCAGCTGCAAGGAAGTCTACGCCAAGATCAGCGATTTGCTTACATTCGCCAGCATCAGCGATTTCGCCAGCACCGACGATACCGTCTTCTTCACCACCGATAGAACCGACTTCAGCTTCAACAGATACGTTTCTAGCGTGAGCCATTTCTACGATTTCTTTTGTCTTTTCGATGTTTTCTTCGATCGCGTAGTGCGAACCGTCGAACATTACTGATAAGAATCCAGCATCCATCGCTTTTTGAGCGCCTTCATAGCTACCATGGTCAAGGTGAAGAGCCACGTCAACTGTGATGTTGTAGTTTTCGATCATGCCATTTACCATGCCGACAATTGTTTTGAAACCGCCCATGTACTTAGCAGCGCCTTCAGACACCCCTAAGATCACTGGTGAGTTGTTTTCTTGAGCTGTAAGTAGAATAGCTTTTGTCCATTCCAAGTTGTTAATGTTGAACTGACCAACAGCGTATTGACCAGCAACAGCGTCTTTTAACATTTTTTCTGCAGATACTAACATTGATATTACCTCCGTATAATTTGCGTTCTGTGATACCCAATTCTATTATAAGGCTTATTTTATAAAGCACAATAGGATAACGTTGTCCTATTTTAGCGGTCGGCAATAATTTTTACTACCGTCAAGCGATCGGGTATCTGCTCCTGATGGTGTTCATACCCTGATCATGTGACTTGTAAGCATTCTTAGCTACATTTTTTCAAGCGACTCTATACCCAGCAGCCATAAACACTTTTCAAGTATGTCTTTGGTCAGTTTAAGAAGCTGTGATAAGGACTGTTTACGCTCAAAAGGCTCGCTCATCACATGCACCTCATGATAAAAGACGTTGAAGGCCTGGCTGAGTTCAAAGGCGTAGTCGCAGATTTTTGAGGGTTGATAGCTGCCTACTGCGATTTCGAACCACGACCCGAAAGCGGCGAGCTTCATCATGAGTTCACGTTCGCTTTTAGTTTTAGGCATCTCTATAGAATGGGTTTGAGACGATGAAAGGTCAAGCTTCTCTAAAATAGAGGCGATACGGACACCTGCATACTGGACATAAGGGCCTGTTTTACCTTCAAAACTAGCAAACTGATCGATGTCGAACACGTAATCACGCGTCAGCAAGCTGGACAAGTCGGCAAATTTAAGGGCTCCAACCCCAATGGCAAGCGCCACCTTTTTTTTCTCAACCTCACTTGTGACGTGGCTGTAATCATCCATTTTTTTTGCAGCACCTTCTATCAAAATTTCAATCAGGTCACCCAGCTGCATCACTCCGCCATCACGTGTTTTAAAAGGTTTACCGTCGGTTCCGTTCATCGTACCGAATCCGATGGACTTGAAGTAAAAATCATCCTCAACGATTCCTGCCATTTTAGCCACACGCATCACCAGTTCAAAATGAAGGTCTTGTCGTTTATCCACCACATAGACGATTCCATCCAGGGATTTGTCCTTTACACGCTCATAAATTGTCGCTAGGTCAGTGGTTGCGTATAAGGAAGCTCCGTTTGACTTTTGCATGATGCACGGTGGCATCGGCTTCGTGTCGGCTTCTGTTTTCACATGAACCACCATCGCTCCCTCGCTTTCAACAAGCAGTTCCTGCTGTTTGAGCATGTCAAGTACGGTCGGTATGGCCGGGTCGCTGTCGCTTTCTCCAAGCCACAAGTCAAAATTGACCTGTAAAAGGCTGTAGTTCTTTTTTAAATCTGGTATGGACACATCCAAGATATGCTTCCAAAGTGCGAGGTACCCCTTATTTCCCTTTTGCAAATCCGCAGTAGTCTGCGCGGCACGGGCACGAAAGGCTTCATCGACCTTGCTCTTCGCATTCGCGCAGGTGTATAGCTCAGTCAACTTTGTGATATCAAATGGTGCGTCCATCGGGTAAGACTCATATTCGATCCCGTCAAAATACTTGGGCTCAAGCCCTTCATCACGTACCATTTCGATTACATAGCCTATTTGAAGCCCCCAGTCCCCCATATGTATGTCACCTGTGACATGGTGTCCCTTAAATCGAAGCATGCGAATGAGGCTCTCACCGATCACCGCAGAACGCAAATGTCCTACATGCAGTGACTTGGCGACGTTCGCCCCACCATAGTCCACCAATAGCTTCTGTTGGCTTTGTGTCAAAGGACAGCCAAATCGTTTGTCCGAAGTCAACTGATTCATCTTCTGCGCCAGCCACTGGTCGCTTAGGGTTAGATTGACAAATCCCGGCATCTGAGCGCTCGCCGTCTTGAATGCCATATTGGTTTCCAGCTTTTCCACCACCTTGCGCGCGATCACAATAGGTTTTTCATTTGACTCCTTAGCGAGTTTCATCGCGCTACTGCACTGAAAATCACATAGGTCGGGACGACGAGAATAGGTCACCTCGACTCCTCTTGAAGAAACACCTGCTTCTTCAAATGCTTGTGCTGTGATCATGCTCAATTCCTGCAATACTGTCATCATTGTGTTT contains these protein-coding regions:
- the argS gene encoding arginine--tRNA ligase; the encoded protein is MMTVLQELSMITAQAFEEAGVSSRGVEVTYSRRPDLCDFQCSSAMKLAKESNEKPIVIARKVVEKLETNMAFKTASAQMPGFVNLTLSDQWLAQKMNQLTSDKRFGCPLTQSQQKLLVDYGGANVAKSLHVGHLRSAVIGESLIRMLRFKGHHVTGDIHMGDWGLQIGYVIEMVRDEGLEPKYFDGIEYESYPMDAPFDITKLTELYTCANAKSKVDEAFRARAAQTTADLQKGNKGYLALWKHILDVSIPDLKKNYSLLQVNFDLWLGESDSDPAIPTVLDMLKQQELLVESEGAMVVHVKTEADTKPMPPCIMQKSNGASLYATTDLATIYERVKDKSLDGIVYVVDKRQDLHFELVMRVAKMAGIVEDDFYFKSIGFGTMNGTDGKPFKTRDGGVMQLGDLIEILIEGAAKKMDDYSHVTSEVEKKKVALAIGVGALKFADLSSLLTRDYVFDIDQFASFEGKTGPYVQYAGVRIASILEKLDLSSSQTHSIEMPKTKSERELMMKLAAFGSWFEIAVGSYQPSKICDYAFELSQAFNVFYHEVHVMSEPFERKQSLSQLLKLTKDILEKCLWLLGIESLEKM
- the fba gene encoding class II fructose-1,6-bisphosphate aldolase; this encodes MLVSAEKMLKDAVAGQYAVGQFNINNLEWTKAILLTAQENNSPVILGVSEGAAKYMGGFKTIVGMVNGMIENYNITVDVALHLDHGSYEGAQKAMDAGFLSVMFDGSHYAIEENIEKTKEIVEMAHARNVSVEAEVGSIGGEEDGIVGAGEIADAGECKQIADLGVDFLAAGIGNIHGKYPANWKGLDFEALARIQAATGKMPLVLHGGTGIPVEMIKEAISLGVAKINVNTECQLTFAAATRKFIEEGKDLEGKNFDPRKLLAPGYEAIKATVKEKMEIFGSVNKA